Proteins from a single region of Allocatelliglobosispora scoriae:
- a CDS encoding ThuA domain-containing protein, whose translation MTLAVLAIGELTVGGEPEIHAPFVAAATAWLSTEPGLKVTHLQSPDPLTDRLLADYDLILQLNYTPFRWNATARAAFEKYLETGRGGWVGLHHAGLYGPVVTPESEPPWTWFHDFLGRINYRDYIASCASATVHVEDGSHPLFEGVPAAFRVETDEWYVWDSSPRPHVHVLATVDEHSYDPASAIRMGDHPVIWTNPNHPGRNAYIFMGHHPDLFQNPAYVTLLRNAIRWAGAA comes from the coding sequence ATGACGCTCGCTGTACTCGCGATCGGAGAGCTGACGGTCGGCGGCGAACCGGAGATCCACGCCCCGTTCGTGGCGGCCGCGACGGCCTGGCTCAGCACCGAGCCCGGCCTGAAGGTCACGCACCTGCAGAGCCCGGACCCGCTCACCGACCGGCTGCTCGCCGACTACGACCTGATCCTGCAGCTCAACTACACGCCGTTCCGGTGGAACGCGACCGCCCGGGCCGCGTTCGAGAAGTACCTCGAGACCGGGCGCGGCGGCTGGGTCGGCCTGCACCACGCCGGCCTCTACGGCCCCGTCGTCACGCCCGAGTCCGAACCGCCCTGGACGTGGTTCCACGACTTCCTGGGGCGGATCAACTACCGCGACTACATCGCGTCGTGCGCGTCGGCCACCGTGCACGTCGAGGACGGCTCCCATCCCCTGTTCGAGGGGGTGCCGGCGGCCTTCCGGGTCGAGACCGACGAGTGGTACGTCTGGGACAGCAGTCCCCGGCCCCACGTGCACGTGCTCGCCACCGTCGACGAGCACTCCTACGATCCCGCCTCGGCGATCAGGATGGGCGACCACCCGGTGATCTGGACGAACCCGAACCACCCCGGCCGCAACGCCTACATCTTCATGGGCCACCACCCCGACCTGTTCCAGAATCCGGCCTACGTCACGCTGCTGCGCAACGCCATCCGGTGGGCGGGCGCCGCGTGA
- a CDS encoding PadR family transcriptional regulator: MSVPLTLLGLLQREPSHGYDLKHEYDAYFGRGKPLPFGQVYSTLSRLARDGKVVIDEVGPGEGPDRKRYIITELGATEIEQWLTQPVDPEPHLQTVLFAKVVLALMLDRPAAEYLDTQRAAHLQRMRELTEIKRTGSLVDGLLADHGLYHLEADLRWIEITGARLDALKKTVQR; the protein is encoded by the coding sequence ATGAGCGTCCCCCTCACCCTCCTCGGCCTGCTCCAGCGGGAGCCGAGCCATGGCTACGACCTCAAGCATGAGTACGACGCCTATTTCGGCCGCGGCAAACCACTGCCGTTCGGCCAGGTCTACTCGACCCTCAGCCGGCTCGCCCGCGACGGCAAGGTGGTGATCGACGAGGTCGGTCCCGGCGAGGGACCCGACCGCAAGCGCTACATCATCACCGAGCTGGGCGCGACCGAGATCGAGCAGTGGCTGACCCAGCCCGTCGACCCGGAGCCGCACCTGCAGACCGTGCTCTTCGCCAAGGTCGTGCTCGCACTCATGCTCGACCGCCCCGCCGCCGAATACCTCGACACCCAGCGCGCCGCGCACCTGCAGCGGATGCGCGAGCTCACCGAGATCAAGCGCACCGGCAGCCTCGTCGACGGGCTCCTCGCCGACCACGGCCTCTACCACCTGGAGGCGGACCTGCGGTGGATCGAGATCACCGGCGCCCGACTGGACGCCCTGAAGAAGACGGTGCAACGATGA
- a CDS encoding SigE family RNA polymerase sigma factor has translation MSPNRIDQHADFTAFAQACQHRMLRSAYLICGDRHLAEDLLQSALVKVALRWPRLRDGQPEAYLRRIVYRDAVSWWRTRRREITVAEPPDRLGPDDGGDTVQLRVVFADALSRLTPKQRAILVLRFYEDHTEARTAEVLGVALGTVKSQTSVALRRLRELAPELSDLVRQDSPGAVR, from the coding sequence GTGAGCCCGAACCGGATCGACCAGCACGCGGATTTCACCGCGTTCGCGCAGGCGTGCCAGCACCGGATGCTGCGCTCGGCGTACCTGATCTGCGGTGACCGGCACCTGGCCGAGGATCTGCTCCAGTCGGCCCTGGTCAAGGTCGCGCTGCGCTGGCCCCGGCTCCGCGACGGGCAACCCGAGGCCTACCTGCGCCGGATCGTCTACCGCGACGCGGTCTCCTGGTGGCGCACCCGGCGCCGGGAGATCACCGTCGCCGAGCCACCGGACCGGCTCGGTCCCGACGACGGCGGGGACACCGTTCAGCTCCGCGTCGTCTTCGCCGACGCGCTGTCCCGGCTCACCCCGAAACAGCGGGCGATCCTGGTGCTGCGGTTCTACGAGGACCACACGGAGGCGCGTACCGCCGAGGTCTTGGGGGTTGCACTCGGCACGGTCAAGAGCCAGACCTCGGTCGCGCTGCGCCGACTGCGCGAGCTCGCGCCCGAACTATCCGATCTGGTACGCCAGGACAGCCCAGGAGCCGTGCGATGA
- a CDS encoding SDR family oxidoreductase produces MRIFVTGASGWIGSAVIPELLSAGHHVLGLARSDAAAESVARLGAEAHRGDLGDLDSLRAGAAAADGVIHLGYSHDFTQMEAAARTDLAVIDAIGTALEGTERPFVVAAGVLGLAPGRVATEQDVPDPAGHPRNAGVRTAMGYATRGVRVSSVRFAPTVHGPGDHGFIAILVGIAREKGVSAYIDDGGNRWPAVHRLDAANLVRLAVDAAPAGAALHATAEEGVPTREIAEAIGRGLGLPVVSIPAEQAGEHFGWMGRIFGGDAAASSSATQRLLGWNPTHPGLIADLEAGYYFKK; encoded by the coding sequence ATGCGCATCTTCGTCACCGGCGCGAGCGGCTGGATCGGCTCCGCCGTCATCCCCGAGCTGCTCAGCGCCGGACACCATGTTCTCGGCCTCGCCCGTTCCGACGCCGCCGCCGAGTCGGTCGCCCGGCTCGGCGCCGAGGCTCATCGAGGCGATCTGGGCGACCTCGACAGCCTGCGCGCCGGGGCAGCCGCCGCCGACGGCGTGATCCACCTCGGATACAGCCACGACTTCACCCAGATGGAGGCGGCGGCGCGGACCGACCTGGCCGTGATCGACGCCATCGGCACGGCGCTGGAGGGCACCGAGCGGCCGTTCGTCGTCGCGGCGGGCGTGCTCGGACTGGCGCCCGGCCGGGTCGCCACCGAGCAGGACGTGCCCGACCCGGCCGGCCACCCGCGCAACGCGGGTGTTCGCACAGCGATGGGGTACGCCACCCGCGGCGTCCGCGTCTCGTCGGTGCGGTTCGCCCCCACCGTCCACGGGCCCGGCGACCACGGCTTCATCGCGATCCTGGTCGGGATCGCCCGGGAGAAGGGCGTCTCCGCCTACATCGATGACGGCGGCAACCGGTGGCCCGCCGTGCACCGGCTCGACGCCGCGAACCTCGTCCGGCTCGCCGTGGACGCGGCACCCGCCGGTGCGGCACTGCACGCCACCGCCGAGGAGGGCGTGCCGACCCGGGAGATCGCCGAGGCGATCGGTCGCGGGCTCGGCCTACCGGTGGTCTCCATCCCCGCCGAGCAGGCCGGTGAGCACTTCGGGTGGATGGGGCGCATCTTCGGTGGCGACGCTGCGGCGTCGAGCTCGGCGACCCAGCGGCTGCTCGGATGGAACCCCACGCACCCCGGACTCATCGCCGACCTGGAGGCCGGGTACTACTTCAAAAAGTAG
- a CDS encoding ABC transporter ATP-binding protein — MTIAIEARNVAFSFGKTPALQGASIAVDSGEILAIMGPSGSGKSTLLHCLAGILVPESGEILFDGARVDSMTEHQRSSLRRDRFGFVFQFGQLVPELTAAENVALPLLLSGVRRAEALRKAHSWFERLGLDGMEHRRSGELSGGQAQRVALARGLVAGPEVLFADEPTGALDSLTGEQVMELMVAAAREQGTTVILVTHEPRVAAYADREVIVRDGRVNAPERVPS, encoded by the coding sequence ATGACCATCGCGATCGAAGCGCGCAACGTCGCGTTCTCCTTCGGCAAGACCCCCGCACTGCAGGGCGCCAGCATCGCCGTGGACTCCGGCGAGATCCTCGCCATCATGGGGCCCAGCGGATCGGGCAAGTCGACGCTGCTGCACTGCCTGGCGGGCATCCTGGTTCCCGAGTCCGGCGAGATCCTGTTCGACGGCGCCCGGGTCGACTCGATGACCGAGCATCAGCGCAGCAGCCTGCGCCGGGACCGCTTCGGGTTCGTGTTCCAGTTCGGCCAGCTCGTCCCCGAGCTCACCGCCGCGGAAAACGTCGCGCTGCCGCTGCTGCTCAGCGGCGTCCGCCGGGCCGAGGCACTGCGCAAGGCCCACAGCTGGTTCGAGCGGCTCGGCCTCGACGGCATGGAGCACCGCCGCTCGGGCGAGCTGTCCGGAGGGCAGGCCCAGCGCGTCGCCCTCGCTCGCGGCCTGGTCGCCGGGCCGGAGGTCCTGTTCGCCGACGAGCCGACCGGTGCACTCGACTCGCTCACCGGCGAGCAGGTGATGGAGCTGATGGTCGCCGCAGCCCGCGAGCAGGGGACCACCGTCATCCTCGTCACCCACGAACCACGGGTCGCCGCCTACGCCGACCGCGAGGTCATCGTCCGCGACGGGCGCGTCAACGCGCCGGAGCGGGTGCCGTCATGA
- the cutA gene encoding divalent-cation tolerance protein CutA — MTEVTGEQYVQVSTTTDSADRAAELVSSAVAARVAACGQVVGPITSTYWWQGAQETAEEWLILFKTPADRAAALQQHILAGHGYDVPEIIHTPIIGGNPAYLAWLTAETRFAQG; from the coding sequence GTGACCGAGGTGACAGGCGAGCAGTACGTGCAGGTGTCCACCACCACCGACTCCGCCGATCGTGCGGCTGAGCTGGTGTCCTCGGCGGTGGCCGCACGGGTCGCGGCGTGCGGTCAGGTCGTCGGCCCCATCACCAGCACGTACTGGTGGCAGGGCGCTCAGGAGACGGCCGAGGAGTGGCTGATCCTCTTCAAGACCCCGGCCGACCGGGCTGCCGCGCTGCAGCAGCACATCCTCGCCGGTCATGGCTACGACGTCCCGGAGATCATCCACACACCGATCATCGGCGGGAACCCGGCGTACCTCGCCTGGCTTACCGCGGAGACCCGGTTCGCGCAGGGCTGA
- a CDS encoding CHAT domain-containing protein produces the protein MTDAAERDRLTAAITARLGEHRSTGDPAVIGGADAEGEAAALLGILQPLVVAGGITRLVRLRADKDLVRAVTALADLHWHRHLAGFRHQERDLHLAAALYVLVLPPFRPDLPDGLRPLVTAVMAHTGPGGWARAAWRYQKIAIGGYDGSALTTAAGVARMAVVITRPDSDTGAFARSVLGLALSMRAQTGVATPGDLAEAEAAVTESFAYFEQHSPTQAIGARVLLAHLRLLRCEQGYDPAKLDTAIELLRPLTAAGEPLYPMAWSVLGRSLALRHRLTGADADLDEAVECAARAASARDVHPIDRTTYLSNLGVHLVERYEGRQDVADLQRAVDVIRQGLAGIPAASPFRGMFLTNLTNALRLRFLELGDPGDLDEAVRAGLAAERLLPDTVKALANLADALYGRFAVRGDLADLHAAIDRHRRANELPMADGLDAASRLPNLALMLLVRFYRLGTTADLEEGIDVCKQALAIVREPRIRASALGALAEVLNARFDALADPADQERAFAASEQALRECPPAHFLLQALQLNRGARLIGRYESTGDVADLEAAIPLIEAAVHAPHLGTMARPEALGQLGHALLLRADGHGGIADRNRAVAVLRRAVDTTAEADPAWAGVASRLARALLWPDQPTGNEQQEAIELLRRAAACETAPAESRLIASRRLGRQSALAGRWEEAATAYARGVELLPRLALHGMTRIDGELALDGNLGLAMDAAACALNLGDPRRALELVEHGRAVIWRQMLSARSDLSTLRAAHPDIADELELTRRHLDEVRPDADLTTPAGVPFNADQRIALMLRWAELVARVRSLPGFGSFMAPPTAAELLAAGRDGPVAVVNVSHWRCDALVVAAGTLTVVRLPGLTHDESIERANAYLAALKAVEDTDGEPSAQAELDALLLDQLVWLWDVIAEPVLTAIGGDPGRMWWCPTGALTLLPLHGAGHHDGSGRALIDRVVCSTVPTLQALIRARSSSPGSRSGRLMFVGMPRTEGLPDLRGAAREQKWISGVVPPELLTTRVGPAATRTGVLADLAEHDHAHFSCHGIQVLGRPSLGGLMLADGMIAVTDITADHAHGELVVMSACMTATGGITVPDEAVSLAAALHHAGWRQVVATLWTVWDAVAARVTERLYSAIVVDGELVADRSAGALREAMLMVRDEAPDRPSRWVPFIHIGR, from the coding sequence CGTGACCGCCCTCGCCGACCTGCACTGGCACCGCCACCTCGCCGGATTCCGGCACCAGGAGCGCGACCTCCACCTCGCCGCAGCCCTCTACGTCCTCGTCCTTCCGCCGTTCCGCCCGGATCTCCCCGACGGGCTGCGGCCGCTGGTGACCGCGGTCATGGCGCACACCGGCCCCGGCGGGTGGGCACGTGCGGCCTGGCGCTACCAGAAGATCGCCATCGGGGGGTACGACGGATCGGCGCTGACGACCGCCGCCGGGGTAGCCCGGATGGCGGTGGTGATCACCCGGCCGGACAGCGACACCGGAGCCTTCGCGCGCAGCGTTCTCGGCCTCGCGCTGAGCATGCGCGCCCAGACCGGGGTCGCCACACCCGGTGACCTCGCCGAGGCCGAGGCGGCGGTCACCGAATCGTTCGCCTACTTCGAGCAGCACTCGCCGACACAGGCGATCGGCGCCAGGGTCCTGCTGGCCCACCTCCGGCTCCTGCGATGCGAGCAGGGCTACGACCCGGCGAAGCTCGACACCGCCATCGAACTGCTCCGGCCCCTGACCGCGGCCGGCGAGCCGCTCTACCCGATGGCGTGGTCGGTGCTCGGCCGGTCACTCGCCCTGCGCCACCGGCTGACCGGCGCCGACGCCGACCTCGACGAGGCCGTGGAATGCGCGGCGCGAGCGGCGTCGGCGCGCGACGTGCACCCGATCGACAGGACCACCTACCTGTCCAATCTCGGCGTTCACCTGGTGGAACGCTATGAGGGCCGCCAGGACGTGGCCGACCTCCAGCGGGCCGTCGACGTCATCCGCCAAGGGCTGGCCGGGATCCCCGCAGCCAGCCCTTTCCGCGGGATGTTCCTGACCAACCTGACCAACGCGCTGCGGCTGCGCTTCCTGGAGCTCGGCGATCCGGGCGACCTCGACGAGGCCGTCCGGGCGGGGCTTGCGGCGGAGCGGCTGCTCCCGGACACCGTCAAGGCGCTGGCGAACCTGGCCGACGCCCTGTACGGCCGGTTCGCCGTGCGCGGCGACCTCGCCGACCTGCACGCGGCGATCGACCGGCACCGCCGAGCCAACGAGCTGCCCATGGCGGACGGGCTCGACGCCGCCTCGCGGCTGCCCAACCTCGCGCTGATGCTGCTGGTCCGCTTCTATCGCCTGGGCACGACGGCCGACCTCGAAGAGGGGATCGACGTCTGCAAGCAGGCACTCGCCATCGTGCGGGAGCCGAGGATCCGGGCCAGCGCCCTCGGCGCGCTCGCCGAGGTCCTGAATGCCCGGTTCGACGCCCTGGCCGACCCGGCCGATCAGGAGCGGGCGTTCGCGGCGTCCGAGCAGGCCCTGCGGGAGTGCCCGCCCGCGCACTTCCTGCTCCAGGCGTTGCAGTTGAACCGGGGAGCACGCCTGATCGGCCGATACGAGAGCACCGGAGATGTCGCCGACCTCGAAGCCGCCATCCCCTTGATCGAGGCGGCGGTGCACGCGCCGCACCTGGGCACCATGGCGCGACCGGAAGCCCTCGGCCAGTTGGGTCACGCACTGCTGCTCCGCGCCGACGGCCACGGCGGCATCGCCGACCGCAACCGTGCGGTGGCGGTGCTGCGGCGGGCGGTCGACACCACCGCCGAAGCCGACCCCGCCTGGGCCGGGGTCGCGTCGCGGCTCGCCCGCGCGCTCCTGTGGCCCGATCAGCCGACCGGCAACGAACAGCAGGAGGCGATCGAGCTCCTCCGGCGCGCGGCCGCCTGCGAGACGGCACCGGCCGAGAGCCGGCTCATCGCCAGCCGTCGGCTGGGCCGGCAATCAGCGCTCGCCGGACGCTGGGAGGAGGCCGCCACCGCATACGCCCGCGGCGTCGAGCTGCTGCCCCGGCTCGCGCTGCACGGCATGACCCGCATCGACGGCGAGCTCGCGCTGGACGGGAACCTCGGGCTGGCGATGGATGCCGCCGCCTGCGCGCTGAACCTCGGCGACCCGCGCCGGGCCCTCGAACTCGTCGAGCACGGCCGGGCGGTGATCTGGCGGCAGATGCTCAGCGCCCGCTCGGACCTGTCGACGCTGCGGGCGGCGCACCCGGACATCGCCGACGAGCTCGAACTGACCCGGCGGCACCTCGACGAGGTACGCCCGGACGCCGACCTGACCACCCCCGCCGGCGTGCCGTTCAACGCCGACCAGCGCATCGCGCTGATGCTCCGGTGGGCCGAGCTGGTGGCGCGGGTCCGGTCGCTGCCGGGGTTCGGCTCGTTCATGGCTCCCCCGACCGCCGCGGAGCTGCTGGCCGCCGGACGCGACGGCCCGGTGGCGGTCGTCAACGTGAGCCACTGGCGGTGCGACGCGCTCGTCGTCGCCGCCGGCACACTCACGGTGGTACGCCTGCCCGGGCTCACCCACGACGAGAGCATCGAGCGGGCCAACGCCTACCTGGCCGCGCTGAAGGCGGTGGAGGACACCGATGGGGAGCCGTCGGCGCAGGCCGAGCTGGACGCCCTGCTCCTCGACCAGCTCGTCTGGCTGTGGGATGTCATCGCCGAGCCCGTCCTGACGGCGATCGGCGGGGATCCCGGCCGGATGTGGTGGTGCCCCACCGGTGCGCTGACCCTGCTGCCCCTCCATGGTGCGGGGCACCATGACGGCAGCGGGCGCGCCCTGATCGACCGGGTGGTCTGCTCCACCGTCCCGACCCTGCAGGCGCTGATCCGGGCCCGGTCGAGCAGCCCCGGGAGCAGATCAGGACGGTTGATGTTCGTCGGGATGCCGCGTACCGAAGGCCTCCCGGATCTCCGCGGCGCCGCCCGCGAGCAGAAGTGGATCAGCGGTGTGGTCCCGCCGGAGCTGCTGACGACCCGGGTCGGACCGGCCGCCACCCGTACCGGCGTGCTCGCCGACCTCGCCGAGCACGACCACGCCCACTTCAGCTGCCACGGAATCCAGGTCCTGGGCCGTCCGTCGCTGGGCGGGCTGATGCTCGCCGACGGCATGATCGCCGTCACCGACATCACCGCCGACCACGCTCACGGCGAGCTGGTCGTCATGTCGGCCTGCATGACCGCGACCGGCGGCATCACCGTGCCCGACGAGGCGGTCAGCCTCGCCGCCGCGCTGCACCACGCCGGCTGGCGGCAGGTCGTCGCGACACTGTGGACGGTCTGGGACGCCGTGGCGGCCCGGGTGACCGAGCGGCTCTACTCGGCGATCGTCGTCGACGGCGAGCTCGTGGCCGACCGCAGCGCGGGCGCCCTGCGCGAGGCGATGCTGATGGTGCGCGACGAGGCACCCGACCGACCGAGCCGGTGGGTGCCGTTCATCCACATCGGAAGATAG
- a CDS encoding TetR/AcrR family transcriptional regulator, which yields MVRWEADASGRLREAAMQLYVERGFEQTTVAEIAKRAGLTARTFFRYFADKREVLFAGSADLQERLVRALEAAPDSASPMQAVAAALAVGATTLGQHHEHSRLRQSIINANADLQERELIKLASLAAALADGLRRRGVPEPDASLAAETGIVVLRVAFERWVGEPLGADLSQATAAALDRLGVVTSAR from the coding sequence GTGGTGCGATGGGAGGCAGACGCGAGCGGCCGGCTCCGCGAGGCGGCGATGCAGCTCTACGTCGAGCGCGGCTTCGAGCAGACGACCGTCGCCGAGATCGCCAAGCGGGCCGGGCTGACGGCCAGGACGTTCTTCCGCTACTTCGCCGACAAGCGCGAGGTGCTGTTCGCCGGGTCTGCCGATCTGCAGGAACGCCTCGTCCGTGCCCTGGAGGCCGCCCCCGACTCCGCCTCGCCCATGCAGGCCGTCGCGGCCGCGCTCGCCGTCGGCGCCACGACACTGGGACAGCACCACGAGCACTCCCGGCTGCGCCAGTCGATCATCAATGCCAACGCGGACCTGCAGGAACGCGAGCTGATCAAGCTGGCGTCTCTCGCCGCCGCCCTCGCTGACGGGCTGCGCCGGCGGGGAGTGCCGGAACCGGACGCGAGCCTCGCCGCCGAGACGGGCATCGTGGTGCTGCGGGTCGCCTTCGAGCGCTGGGTCGGTGAGCCGCTGGGAGCGGACCTGTCGCAGGCGACGGCTGCGGCGCTCGACCGCCTCGGGGTCGTGACCTCCGCTCGCTGA
- a CDS encoding FtsX-like permease family protein codes for MIRFGLRLAVAGGREALIRLVVIAAAVAIGAGLLLITLAGVNATNTQLTRYALLYPSASAGDGDALWWSTREDYYQGTPIIRVDVAPTGPTAPTPIGIPSVPGPGDYYASPALAELLAEVPAAQLSDRYPGRSLGTIGPDALASPDALLVIIGNTADLAAVLPNARKLTSIGDKAPALPETVVDLIVGVIAGGLLFPVLIFIGTATRLSAARREQRFAAMRLVGATPKQISVIAATEAAAAAVAGTVLGFAMFYAFRHQLAAIPITGMRYFPGDITLSALDIAVVALGVPAGAALAAWVSLRRVRISPLGVTRRTTPRPPRAYRLIPLVLGVAELAYFIGRRPPTSDGQMAAFLPGLLLIMIGLVFAGPWLTMAGARILARYASRPATLIAARRLADNPKAGFRAISGIMLALFVTSVALGVITTIIANRGPAPIGSVDAGTLSTSFYDDPPTVPGSLVTELRSIPGVRSATVIKMNPVEGGDAGVIACTDIPAVYGRCADGATVAAVPGSFIPWGESASATRVWPAATISVAELQRLPAVSIVVDTGGSAVALERARTVLSLAYPNYWVGPNVPGEFESDFANTMRGWQQLANVIIIASLALAGCSLAVSVIGGLSERKRPFSLLRLSGTPVQTLRRVVALESAVPMLAVAAVAIGMGLLAAQLFLRAQMDYTLVPPGAEFYAIVVVGLAACLGIIASTMPLLERITGPETARSE; via the coding sequence ATGATCCGCTTCGGGCTGCGCCTCGCCGTCGCGGGCGGTCGTGAGGCGCTCATCCGCCTGGTCGTCATCGCCGCCGCGGTCGCCATCGGCGCCGGGCTGCTGCTGATCACCCTCGCCGGCGTCAACGCCACCAATACGCAGCTCACGCGCTATGCGTTGCTCTACCCCAGCGCGTCGGCGGGCGACGGGGACGCGCTGTGGTGGTCCACCCGGGAGGACTACTACCAGGGCACTCCGATCATCCGGGTCGACGTCGCCCCCACCGGACCGACCGCACCGACCCCGATCGGCATCCCGTCGGTGCCGGGCCCCGGAGACTATTACGCCTCACCGGCGCTCGCCGAACTGCTCGCCGAGGTCCCCGCAGCGCAGCTCAGCGACCGCTACCCCGGACGGAGCCTCGGCACCATCGGACCAGACGCCCTGGCCTCACCGGACGCCCTGCTCGTCATCATCGGCAACACCGCCGACCTGGCCGCCGTGCTCCCCAACGCCAGGAAGCTCACCAGCATCGGCGACAAGGCGCCCGCGCTCCCCGAGACCGTGGTCGACCTCATCGTCGGGGTGATCGCCGGCGGCCTGCTCTTCCCCGTCCTCATCTTCATCGGGACGGCGACCCGGCTCAGCGCGGCCCGCAGGGAGCAGCGATTCGCCGCCATGCGCCTGGTCGGAGCCACACCCAAGCAGATCTCGGTGATCGCGGCGACCGAAGCCGCAGCGGCAGCCGTGGCCGGCACCGTCCTGGGCTTCGCGATGTTCTACGCCTTCCGCCACCAGCTCGCCGCGATCCCGATCACCGGTATGCGGTACTTCCCCGGCGACATCACCCTGAGCGCGCTGGACATCGCGGTCGTCGCGCTCGGCGTTCCGGCCGGCGCAGCCCTGGCGGCCTGGGTGTCGCTGCGGCGGGTCCGGATCTCCCCGCTCGGCGTCACCCGGCGGACCACTCCGCGACCGCCACGCGCCTACCGGCTGATCCCCCTCGTCCTGGGCGTCGCCGAGCTGGCCTACTTCATCGGCCGCCGGCCCCCGACATCCGACGGGCAGATGGCGGCGTTCCTCCCCGGACTGCTCCTCATCATGATCGGCCTCGTCTTCGCCGGACCGTGGCTGACCATGGCCGGCGCACGCATCCTGGCCCGGTACGCGAGCCGGCCCGCCACCCTCATCGCCGCCCGGCGGCTCGCCGACAACCCGAAGGCCGGATTCCGGGCCATCAGCGGCATCATGCTGGCGCTCTTCGTCACCAGCGTGGCCCTCGGCGTGATCACCACGATCATCGCCAACCGCGGCCCGGCACCGATCGGCTCGGTCGACGCCGGCACCCTGTCCACCTCCTTCTACGACGACCCGCCGACCGTGCCCGGCAGCCTCGTGACCGAGCTGCGCTCGATCCCGGGGGTGCGAAGCGCCACCGTGATCAAGATGAACCCGGTCGAAGGCGGCGACGCCGGGGTGATCGCGTGCACCGACATACCCGCGGTCTACGGCCGCTGCGCCGACGGCGCCACGGTCGCCGCCGTTCCGGGCAGCTTCATCCCCTGGGGGGAGTCGGCGTCGGCCACGAGGGTCTGGCCCGCCGCGACGATCTCCGTCGCGGAACTCCAGCGGCTGCCGGCGGTGTCGATCGTCGTCGACACGGGCGGCTCGGCCGTCGCACTGGAGCGGGCGCGTACGGTGCTGTCGCTCGCCTACCCCAACTACTGGGTGGGCCCCAACGTCCCCGGCGAGTTCGAATCCGACTTCGCCAACACGATGCGCGGCTGGCAACAGCTGGCCAACGTCATCATCATCGCCAGCCTGGCACTCGCCGGGTGCAGCCTCGCGGTCAGCGTGATCGGCGGCCTCAGCGAGCGCAAGCGCCCGTTCAGCCTGCTGCGCCTCAGCGGCACCCCGGTGCAGACCCTGCGCCGCGTGGTGGCCCTGGAGAGCGCCGTGCCGATGCTCGCCGTCGCCGCGGTCGCGATCGGCATGGGGCTGCTCGCCGCCCAGCTGTTCCTCCGGGCGCAGATGGACTACACGCTCGTCCCACCAGGGGCGGAGTTCTACGCGATCGTGGTCGTCGGCCTCGCCG